A stretch of Roseofilum reptotaenium CS-1145 DNA encodes these proteins:
- a CDS encoding thioredoxin family protein has product MTEPVADLNTQAPMATRIRNLVVALTAIALSVALFLGLQTQNPSTSLSELAETSTPLEVALENEKPTLMEFYANWCLSCQAMVPDMVALREGYGAQVNFVMLNVDNTKWLPEMDAYRVDGIPHFVFLDRRGEAIAETIGELPKPILKDKLDALVAGVPIPDAGNIGKVSSLESGSRSEVPIVSDPRSHGSQVVQ; this is encoded by the coding sequence ATGACTGAACCTGTTGCCGATCTCAATACCCAAGCTCCTATGGCGACTCGCATCCGTAATCTGGTGGTGGCGTTAACGGCGATCGCCTTAAGTGTAGCTTTGTTTCTAGGTCTACAAACCCAAAATCCGTCTACGTCTCTGTCTGAGTTGGCCGAAACCTCTACACCGCTAGAAGTTGCCCTAGAGAATGAGAAGCCAACGTTAATGGAATTTTATGCCAATTGGTGTTTAAGTTGCCAAGCCATGGTTCCTGATATGGTAGCGTTGCGAGAGGGCTATGGGGCACAAGTCAATTTTGTGATGTTGAATGTGGATAATACCAAATGGTTGCCAGAAATGGATGCCTATCGCGTCGATGGCATTCCCCATTTTGTATTTTTAGATCGTCGGGGAGAGGCGATCGCCGAAACCATTGGCGAATTACCCAAACCCATTCTCAAAGATAAATTAGACGCTCTCGTGGCGGGTGTCCCCATTCCCGACGCTGGCAATATCGGCAAAGTATCCAGCCTAGAATCGGGTTCACGAAGTGAAGTCCCCATAGTTTCCGATCCCCGCAGTCATGGATCTCAGGTCGTGCAGTAG
- a CDS encoding EAL domain-containing protein: protein MQLNSSGLKVKKIDAWVNWSKSIDELISEQRYGVEYQPIVEVKSQEIYGFECLARFFDASNQAIPPDIVYRALHNTPLQLCEVEYQQKILQLAHAPKKTKLFVNLDQDSYFSCSREQCKTHSGKNPFVELFHNYQNSEGIVVELIENTEINHAMMSLSMIHELSNATIETALDDVCNPQSMISTSVMQLVDFIKLDRYVVQNKQNKNLICLVQFLTNYVHGTEKKIILEGVETEEDLAFAQRMQIDYVQGFLYRDRFINLS from the coding sequence ATGCAGTTAAACAGCTCAGGTTTGAAAGTAAAAAAGATAGATGCTTGGGTCAATTGGTCTAAGAGTATAGATGAGTTAATCTCGGAACAAAGATATGGAGTAGAGTATCAACCGATTGTTGAAGTCAAGAGTCAAGAGATCTATGGATTCGAGTGTTTAGCCCGCTTTTTTGATGCCTCTAATCAAGCCATTCCACCAGATATAGTATATCGGGCTTTACACAACACACCACTCCAACTCTGTGAGGTTGAATATCAACAAAAAATACTGCAATTAGCTCATGCCCCCAAAAAGACGAAGCTTTTTGTCAACCTCGATCAAGATTCGTATTTTTCCTGTAGTAGAGAACAATGCAAAACCCATTCTGGAAAAAATCCATTTGTAGAGTTATTTCATAATTATCAAAATAGTGAGGGAATTGTCGTCGAGTTAATTGAAAATACTGAAATCAATCATGCTATGATGAGTTTGTCCATGATCCATGAATTATCAAACGCCACAATTGAGACGGCTCTTGATGATGTTTGTAATCCACAATCGATGATCTCCACATCAGTCATGCAACTGGTTGATTTTATTAAACTGGATCGATATGTTGTTCAGAATAAACAAAACAAAAATCTAATTTGTTTAGTTCAGTTCTTGACTAATTATGTGCATGGCACAGAAAAAAAAATTATTTTAGAAGGAGTGGAAACCGAAGAGGATTTGGCTTTTGCGCAACGAATGCAAATTGATTACGTTCAAGGTTTTTTATATCGCGATCGGTTTATCAATTTATCTTAG
- a CDS encoding peptidoglycan-binding domain-containing protein, with protein MFTLVLPFGKFIFSGSRLIQSLLTITLILGSLTLSVRAIEIGDDGPQVRELQQQLQDLGYFDLQPTGRFRELTQEAVIRFQRDRGLIPDGIVGAETWSRLRSGGNQRSTLDNSPVLQRGDQGPEVTALQENLMAKGFFNGPITGLYGSLTEEAVRSYQQVQGLTPDGIYGRRTQARLENGAPVGQSLSSRSDPQVLELQRRLKARGLYDGPLDGILGPLTQEAISRAQQKYGISPEDIR; from the coding sequence ATGTTTACCCTTGTGTTACCATTCGGTAAATTCATCTTTTCGGGTTCTCGCTTAATCCAAAGCTTGCTAACAATAACCCTGATTCTGGGGTCGTTGACCCTCTCAGTCAGAGCTATAGAAATAGGAGATGATGGGCCGCAAGTGCGGGAATTGCAGCAACAACTCCAAGATTTAGGGTATTTTGATTTACAACCTACAGGACGATTTCGGGAACTGACCCAAGAGGCAGTCATCCGATTTCAACGCGATCGGGGATTAATTCCCGATGGTATTGTGGGCGCAGAAACTTGGAGTCGATTGCGATCGGGAGGAAACCAAAGATCGACATTAGACAATTCTCCTGTACTCCAGCGCGGAGACCAAGGCCCGGAAGTCACGGCTCTACAGGAAAACCTGATGGCCAAAGGCTTTTTTAATGGCCCCATTACGGGATTATATGGTTCCTTAACCGAGGAAGCGGTTCGCTCCTATCAACAAGTCCAAGGCTTAACCCCAGATGGCATTTATGGCCGCCGAACTCAAGCACGACTCGAAAACGGAGCGCCAGTGGGTCAGTCCTTAAGTTCCAGGTCAGATCCCCAAGTTCTAGAATTACAGCGCCGTTTAAAAGCCAGAGGATTGTATGATGGCCCCTTAGATGGAATCTTAGGCCCCCTAACCCAAGAAGCCATATCCAGAGCGCAACAGAAGTATGGCATTAGTCCAGAAGATATTCGCTGA
- a CDS encoding peptidoglycan-binding domain-containing protein, producing the protein MDSLAYLHLALAYQDPTSTKRVLRKSIQQFWQQLLAKPISSRLILRLLSLGIALAILTLAQVALALRFGDSGTDVAQLQQNLQLLGYYRGPITRVFDGATEQAVLGFQRDAGIGVDGIVGSETQSAINRILFNQLPQAGFNTFPQILPPPPAPFNTPSFTPGITFGDPFPNSFNPALGQPNFNQPFGTNFGLQQVTPSSPIGQIQLLQSRLQDLGWYRGTIDGIYGQLTTEAVEQFQRFRGLFPSGIADSRTLAELGLGSDPIAGGNNTFPRVTLQGYVVVIPTGNNFVYQQIRIRYPSAIQTRNRRGRFVYIQAYDNRDRAESQSALLRSQGFTNARVVYFR; encoded by the coding sequence ATGGACTCTCTAGCCTATCTCCATCTAGCCCTAGCCTATCAAGACCCGACCAGCACCAAACGGGTTTTACGAAAATCAATCCAGCAATTTTGGCAACAGTTGCTGGCTAAACCAATTTCTAGTCGATTGATCCTACGATTACTCTCTTTAGGCATCGCGCTGGCGATCTTGACTTTAGCGCAAGTAGCTCTAGCTCTACGATTCGGAGATTCTGGCACAGATGTAGCTCAACTTCAGCAAAATCTCCAGCTATTAGGATACTATCGAGGCCCCATCACCAGAGTCTTTGATGGAGCAACTGAGCAAGCAGTACTTGGTTTCCAACGTGATGCTGGTATTGGGGTCGATGGCATAGTGGGTTCGGAAACTCAATCTGCGATCAATCGGATCTTGTTCAACCAATTGCCACAAGCAGGATTCAATACGTTCCCTCAAATTCTGCCCCCTCCTCCAGCACCTTTTAATACGCCATCTTTTACCCCCGGTATCACTTTTGGCGATCCCTTTCCGAATTCCTTTAATCCGGCTCTGGGTCAACCCAACTTTAATCAACCCTTTGGGACAAACTTTGGATTACAGCAAGTAACACCCAGTTCTCCGATCGGGCAGATTCAGCTACTGCAAAGTAGACTGCAAGATCTAGGATGGTATCGAGGCACAATTGATGGCATCTATGGCCAACTGACAACAGAGGCTGTGGAGCAGTTTCAGCGCTTCAGAGGTTTATTTCCTAGTGGCATAGCTGATAGCAGAACTCTAGCAGAATTAGGTTTAGGATCGGACCCAATAGCCGGAGGAAACAATACTTTTCCCCGTGTAACACTCCAAGGATATGTTGTCGTGATTCCAACCGGTAATAATTTTGTATATCAACAAATCCGCATACGGTATCCCAGCGCTATACAAACTCGAAATCGAAGAGGGAGATTTGTTTATATACAAGCCTATGACAATCGCGATCGTGCGGAGAGTCAGTCGGCTTTATTACGATCGCAAGGTTTTACTAATGCCAGAGTCGTCTATTTCCGTTAA
- a CDS encoding sensor histidine kinase: MTYFLDRNRRGIALYRNVPVTALTILSAIFAMILASATWQWERRELRNSLQIQADRLQHSLEQQFSTQQKIRPEQIERLTSSELIQTLLEHSLRGLNLTELEIYFWQGNLKQDLEPVALYKVNERLFINNLEENPPSLVGRGWLCPEFAPPTSSASGQAFRQLRRSRNSVTLPCQRSLKVSDREISWLLIPTAQYIAPDQYWRTWSIIIGSTALITFLSIYLRASQRYMLQIEQLLRKQTEKANTLQETLTELQNTQAMLVHSERMSALGQMLAGIIHEIKNPLHFLGGNLVPLKDYCESLLTLLKLYQEYYPEPVEAIVDYSEESDLEFMMEDFPDLLNSMKVGTERIAQIVQSMRTFSHVDESTMKPVDIHEGLDSTLLILYNRLKAKDYRSEIAIIKEYGEIPKVEGYSGQINQVFLNIIANAIDVLDERSKKQKEQGISLEKGEIKIQTSVAKENQVQIKIVDNGLGMSDEVKAKIFEPFFTTKSADKGTGLGMSISYKIIVDKHSGQLLCQSKIGEGTTFLINLPISRSPSPSKVGSQSLSATQLNMCNYAIVLGAGHGSSPLVTS; this comes from the coding sequence AGCCGATCGCCTTCAACATTCCTTAGAACAACAATTCTCTACTCAACAAAAAATCCGTCCAGAGCAGATCGAAAGGCTGACATCAAGTGAATTAATTCAGACATTACTAGAACACTCCCTACGGGGGCTGAATCTAACCGAGCTAGAGATTTATTTTTGGCAAGGTAACCTGAAACAAGATCTAGAACCCGTAGCGCTCTATAAAGTGAATGAGCGATTATTTATCAACAATCTTGAGGAAAACCCTCCGAGTCTGGTTGGTCGAGGGTGGTTATGTCCAGAATTTGCCCCGCCGACGAGTTCAGCTTCTGGGCAAGCATTTCGTCAACTGCGGCGATCGCGAAATTCCGTGACGCTACCCTGTCAGCGATCGCTAAAGGTGAGCGATCGTGAAATTTCTTGGTTACTGATCCCTACTGCTCAATACATTGCCCCCGATCAATATTGGCGGACTTGGAGCATCATTATCGGCAGTACAGCTTTAATTACCTTTCTGAGCATTTATCTCAGAGCTTCTCAGCGCTACATGCTCCAAATTGAACAACTCCTCAGAAAGCAAACGGAGAAAGCCAATACTCTACAAGAGACCCTAACTGAATTACAAAACACTCAAGCCATGCTCGTTCACAGCGAACGAATGTCGGCATTGGGTCAAATGTTAGCGGGTATCATTCATGAAATCAAGAACCCCCTCCATTTTCTCGGAGGTAACTTAGTGCCACTTAAAGACTACTGCGAATCTCTTTTGACCCTCCTCAAATTATATCAAGAATATTATCCCGAACCAGTCGAAGCCATTGTTGACTATAGTGAGGAATCCGATCTCGAATTTATGATGGAAGACTTTCCTGATTTACTCAATTCCATGAAGGTGGGGACCGAACGCATAGCCCAGATTGTTCAATCCATGCGGACTTTTTCTCATGTTGATGAATCCACGATGAAACCGGTAGATATCCATGAAGGTTTAGACAGTACTTTGTTGATCTTATACAATCGATTAAAAGCCAAAGATTATCGCTCTGAAATTGCCATTATCAAAGAATATGGAGAGATTCCCAAAGTCGAAGGTTACAGTGGGCAAATAAACCAAGTGTTTCTTAATATTATCGCCAATGCCATTGATGTACTCGATGAGCGAAGTAAAAAGCAGAAAGAGCAGGGTATTTCTCTCGAAAAAGGTGAAATTAAAATTCAAACTTCTGTGGCAAAAGAAAACCAAGTGCAAATCAAAATTGTTGACAATGGCTTAGGAATGTCTGATGAAGTAAAAGCGAAAATATTTGAACCATTCTTCACTACAAAATCGGCGGATAAGGGGACCGGTTTAGGGATGTCAATTAGCTATAAGATAATTGTTGATAAGCACAGTGGTCAGCTATTGTGCCAGTCTAAAATAGGAGAAGGAACCACGTTCTTGATCAATCTACCAATATCGAGATCGCCATCCCCAAGTAAAGTTGGATCTCAATCCCTATCTGCCACTCAACTCAATATGTGTAACTATGCTATCGTTCTAGGCGCTGGTCATGGATCATCTCCATTGGTCACCAGTTAA